A stretch of Clostridium formicaceticum DNA encodes these proteins:
- the glyA gene encoding serine hydroxymethyltransferase: MDFQHLKAQDTDIYEIIQKEKDRQSKNIELIASENFTSMAVMETMGSYLTNKYAEGYPGKRYYGGCEVVDIAEDLARERLKELFQAEHANVQPHSGSNANLGVYFAILQPGDKVLGMNLSHGGHLTHGSPVNISGVYYNFIDYGVDRQTQMIDYEEVRRIAHEEKPKLIVAGASAYPRKIDFKRFKEIADEVGAYFMVDMAHIAGLIATGFHENPCQYADFVTTTTHKTLRGPRGGAILCKEKYAKMVDKAIFPGIQGGPLMHVIAAKAVAFKEALSPEFKVYQEQVLKNAKKLGEALKQGGFDLVSGGTDNHLLLIDLRNKKISGKDAEKLLGKVGITVNKNTIPFDPESPFITSGIRIGTPAVTTRGMKEKDMEKIAEIMYTIISSLEKEKEASQMVHELCSQFALYK, translated from the coding sequence ATGGATTTTCAGCATCTTAAAGCACAAGATACGGATATTTATGAAATCATACAAAAAGAAAAAGACAGACAAAGCAAAAACATTGAATTAATAGCTTCTGAAAATTTTACTTCTATGGCTGTTATGGAGACCATGGGAAGTTACCTAACAAATAAGTATGCAGAGGGCTACCCAGGTAAAAGGTATTACGGAGGCTGTGAAGTGGTAGATATAGCTGAGGATTTGGCTAGGGAGCGTCTAAAGGAACTATTTCAAGCAGAACACGCTAATGTACAACCCCACTCTGGTTCAAATGCTAACCTAGGGGTTTATTTTGCTATCCTGCAACCAGGGGATAAAGTTTTAGGCATGAACTTGTCTCATGGAGGACATCTAACCCACGGAAGTCCCGTGAATATTTCAGGCGTATATTATAACTTTATCGACTACGGTGTGGATCGGCAGACACAAATGATTGATTATGAAGAGGTTAGAAGAATTGCCCATGAGGAAAAACCAAAGTTAATTGTTGCAGGAGCCAGTGCTTATCCAAGAAAAATTGATTTTAAAAGGTTTAAAGAAATTGCTGATGAAGTAGGAGCCTACTTCATGGTAGATATGGCCCATATTGCTGGCTTAATTGCCACTGGGTTTCATGAAAATCCTTGCCAATATGCGGACTTTGTGACTACCACCACCCACAAGACCCTTAGAGGACCTAGAGGAGGCGCTATCCTTTGCAAAGAAAAATATGCGAAGATGGTAGATAAAGCTATCTTTCCTGGAATACAGGGAGGCCCTTTAATGCATGTTATCGCAGCTAAAGCGGTTGCCTTTAAGGAAGCTTTGAGCCCCGAATTCAAAGTGTATCAAGAACAAGTTCTTAAAAATGCAAAAAAACTAGGTGAAGCGTTGAAACAGGGGGGATTTGATTTAGTTTCTGGAGGTACGGACAACCATTTGCTGCTTATTGACCTTAGAAATAAAAAGATCTCTGGGAAGGATGCGGAGAAGCTATTAGGAAAAGTGGGAATAACAGTGAACAAAAACACAATTCCCTTTGACCCAGAAAGTCCTTTTATAACCAGTGGAATAAGAATAGGTACGCCAGCTGTAACCACAAGGGGCATGAAGGAAAAAGACATGGAAAAAATTGCTGAAATTATGTATACAATCATAAGCAGTCTTGAGAAGGAGAAGGAAGCCTCCCAAATGGTTCATGAGCTTTGCAGCCAGTTTGCATTATATAAATAA
- the ortA gene encoding 2-amino-4-oxopentanoate thiolase subunit OrtA — protein MKIEKGSWVRIHDIVLEPDERTGQLPEDTKKVPLEMWTKGFLLQEAMVGDQVEIRTITGRRAEGTLVEANPYYEHDFGRFVPEILQIGIQLKEMLWGGEEDA, from the coding sequence ATGAAAATAGAAAAAGGCTCATGGGTCAGGATACATGATATTGTCTTAGAACCCGACGAGAGAACAGGGCAATTACCAGAAGATACAAAGAAAGTACCTTTAGAGATGTGGACCAAGGGTTTCTTGCTACAGGAGGCTATGGTCGGAGATCAAGTGGAAATTCGTACGATAACCGGTAGAAGGGCTGAAGGAACTTTAGTAGAAGCTAATCCTTATTATGAGCACGATTTTGGAAGGTTTGTTCCTGAAATTCTTCAAATAGGAATACAGTTGAAAGAAATGCTGTGGGGAGGTGAAGAGGATGCGTAA
- the oraE gene encoding D-ornithine 4,5-aminomutase subunit OraE: MDLKPNEKLDIKTLLKDLDKYTPKRRGWTWRQKQENLQMGPFVYKDASMPLEQSTPLPSAKYFGDIDPQPDSVITTEIASGRFEDDIRRMRMAAWHGADHIMVIRTAGQSHFDGLIEGTPQGIGGIPITRKQVRAQRKALDFIEEEVGRPINYHSYISGVAGPEIAVMFAEEGVNGAHQDPQYNILYRNINMIRSFVDAAEAKQSMVWADIAQIDGAHNANATAREAWKVMPELMVQHAINSIYSVKVGMKKENICLSTVPPTAPPAPCMTLDLPYAVALRELFKEYKMRAQMNTKYMESSTREATVTHVLNLLISRLTRADIQSTITPDEGRNVPWHIYNIEACDTAKQALVGMDGLMEMIQLKDTGMLRDKARELKERAVLFMEEVLETGGYFNAVEAGFFVDSGYYPERNGDGITRKIDSGIGVGTVYERDEDYLAPVTAHFGYNNVAQYDPSAVEEPSKLIDGCTFEKPEKIIFIDELDETDNVNVRLEETKELRESTSIKPEVEWMGDGYVMLNLFLPLPKRAAQFAAIEIGKKMGLEDVEVIHKEEMHPSEGTRIELKGRVGFTIDVKDLVIPPEPTIMSEDEIREAIEKQPMKIVAGTVGEDEHSVGLREIIDIKHGGIEKYGIECHYLGTSVAIEKLVDAAIELNADAILASTIISHDDIHYKSMKKIHELCIEKGIRNDIMILCGGTQVTPELAVKQGVDAGFTRGTKGVHVATFLVEKRREMQNED; encoded by the coding sequence ATGGATCTAAAGCCAAATGAGAAATTAGATATTAAAACCTTATTAAAGGATCTAGATAAATATACGCCAAAACGCAGAGGCTGGACATGGAGGCAAAAACAAGAGAACCTACAAATGGGACCCTTTGTTTATAAAGATGCCTCTATGCCACTGGAACAAAGCACGCCACTGCCTTCAGCAAAGTATTTTGGTGATATCGACCCCCAGCCAGATTCGGTGATAACAACAGAAATTGCTTCTGGGAGGTTCGAAGATGATATTCGGCGTATGAGGATGGCAGCATGGCACGGAGCAGATCATATCATGGTGATTCGGACAGCCGGTCAAAGCCACTTTGATGGCTTAATCGAAGGAACGCCTCAAGGGATTGGTGGTATTCCCATAACTAGAAAACAAGTAAGAGCACAAAGAAAAGCTTTAGATTTTATTGAAGAAGAAGTAGGCAGACCCATCAACTACCATTCTTACATTAGTGGGGTTGCCGGGCCGGAGATCGCAGTGATGTTTGCGGAAGAAGGGGTAAATGGTGCCCATCAAGATCCCCAGTACAACATTTTATATAGAAATATTAATATGATTCGTTCCTTTGTGGATGCTGCTGAAGCAAAACAATCAATGGTCTGGGCAGATATTGCACAGATTGATGGAGCACACAATGCCAATGCTACTGCTAGAGAAGCCTGGAAGGTAATGCCAGAACTGATGGTGCAACACGCAATAAATTCTATTTATTCGGTAAAAGTAGGAATGAAGAAGGAAAATATATGCTTATCCACTGTGCCTCCTACAGCACCACCAGCACCTTGTATGACTTTAGATTTGCCTTATGCTGTAGCACTAAGGGAATTGTTTAAAGAATATAAAATGAGGGCACAAATGAATACAAAGTATATGGAATCTTCTACCAGGGAGGCCACTGTAACCCATGTACTGAATTTATTAATTTCCAGACTAACAAGGGCAGATATTCAATCTACAATTACACCAGATGAAGGAAGAAATGTGCCGTGGCATATTTATAATATAGAGGCATGTGATACTGCAAAGCAAGCGCTAGTAGGCATGGATGGATTAATGGAGATGATCCAGCTGAAAGATACAGGCATGTTGAGGGATAAAGCTAGAGAACTGAAGGAAAGAGCCGTATTATTCATGGAGGAGGTACTAGAAACAGGAGGATACTTTAATGCCGTTGAAGCAGGTTTTTTTGTAGATTCTGGCTATTACCCTGAGAGAAATGGGGACGGTATTACTAGAAAGATAGATTCAGGTATAGGTGTAGGGACGGTCTATGAAAGAGATGAGGACTATTTAGCTCCAGTAACCGCACATTTCGGCTATAACAATGTAGCACAATATGATCCTTCAGCAGTAGAGGAACCATCAAAGCTTATTGATGGATGCACCTTTGAAAAACCAGAAAAAATTATCTTTATCGATGAGTTGGATGAAACGGATAATGTCAATGTGCGATTAGAAGAAACCAAGGAATTAAGGGAGAGCACAAGCATTAAGCCGGAGGTAGAATGGATGGGAGATGGCTATGTCATGTTAAATCTTTTTCTACCGCTGCCAAAGCGAGCTGCCCAATTTGCAGCGATTGAGATAGGAAAAAAGATGGGCCTAGAAGATGTAGAGGTGATTCATAAGGAAGAGATGCACCCTTCTGAAGGTACAAGAATAGAGCTTAAGGGAAGAGTTGGTTTTACCATTGATGTTAAGGACTTGGTGATTCCACCAGAGCCTACAATCATGTCTGAGGACGAAATAAGAGAGGCAATTGAAAAGCAGCCTATGAAAATTGTCGCAGGCACAGTAGGAGAAGATGAGCACTCTGTAGGGCTCAGGGAAATCATAGATATTAAACATGGGGGCATCGAAAAGTATGGCATTGAATGTCACTATTTAGGTACTTCTGTGGCGATAGAAAAGTTAGTAGACGCCGCCATAGAATTAAATGCTGATGCTATATTAGCCTCTACCATCATTAGTCATGATGATATTCACTATAAAAGCATGAAGAAGATTCACGAACTTTGTATAGAAAAAGGAATTCGCAATGATATTATGATTCTTTGCGGAGGGACTCAGGTGACACCTGAATTAGCTGTAAAACAAGGGGTAGATGCTGGTTTTACCAGGGGAACAAAGGGTGTACATGTGGCTACCTTCCTGGTTGAAAAGAGAAGGGAAATGCAAAATGAGGATTAG
- a CDS encoding threonine/serine exporter family protein, with protein sequence MMYLKNFVFAYICTIGFAILFNVPKSSLTKSGFAGAFGWIIFILINNTFNSVVVSTFIASFIIALIGEFFAIIGKQPITVYIIPGIVPLVPGFGLYYTMLSILEEDYELAISYGSESLLIAMAIAGSLTIVLSLNSFRKRKKI encoded by the coding sequence ATGATGTATCTCAAGAATTTTGTATTTGCTTATATTTGTACAATAGGTTTTGCTATTCTTTTTAATGTACCAAAATCTTCTTTGACTAAATCTGGATTTGCTGGTGCTTTTGGTTGGATTATTTTTATCCTTATTAATAATACTTTTAACTCTGTAGTAGTATCTACCTTTATTGCTTCTTTTATCATTGCTTTGATTGGTGAATTCTTTGCTATCATAGGAAAGCAACCTATCACTGTATATATTATACCAGGCATTGTTCCTCTCGTTCCAGGATTTGGCCTATATTACACAATGCTTTCTATTTTAGAAGAAGATTATGAGTTAGCTATAAGCTATGGAAGTGAATCTTTGCTAATTGCCATGGCGATTGCCGGTTCTCTGACCATCGTACTGTCAT
- a CDS encoding GlmL-related ornithine degradation protein, with protein MRISVLVAEIGSTTTVVNAFQDIHTPCPKFIGQGQFPTTVLEGDVNIGLQGAIEDLKKNLKIDKIEYDEMFATSSAAGGLKMTVHGLVYDMTVRAAKEAALGAGAIIHKVTAGKLKRTDIKKIIDLCPNIILLAGGVDYGERDTVLYNAEKIAELGLKTPIIYAGNIENQEEMKEIFREAGNKLYPVENVYPKIDQLNIEPTRKVIQDAFEEHITHAPGMKRIKEMVKGSIIPTPGAVMEASKLLKAALGDLITFDVGGATTDLHSVTEGSEEINRILMSPEPLAKRTVEGDLGVYVNMLNLVERIGKEKLQQEFNFDIQKIITAYQPIPKTSEEIKFVERLTLEAVVTALERHVGKLRYLYGAAGKTTVAEGKDLSNVKYIIGTGGALTRLPNKINILKAALKKRNQNMLLPTEEAKILIDHHYIMASAGVLAKRYPEVALNLMKQSLRCAVI; from the coding sequence ATGAGGATTAGTGTTCTTGTAGCTGAAATTGGCAGTACGACCACTGTTGTAAATGCTTTCCAAGACATTCATACTCCCTGTCCAAAATTTATTGGACAGGGGCAATTTCCAACAACTGTCTTAGAAGGGGATGTAAATATAGGCCTACAGGGGGCCATAGAGGATTTGAAAAAAAATCTTAAAATTGATAAAATTGAATACGATGAAATGTTTGCCACCAGCAGTGCAGCTGGGGGGTTAAAGATGACGGTGCATGGTCTGGTGTATGATATGACGGTTCGAGCAGCTAAAGAAGCGGCTCTAGGAGCAGGCGCTATTATTCACAAAGTAACAGCTGGCAAACTTAAAAGAACAGATATTAAAAAAATAATAGATCTTTGCCCCAATATTATTTTGCTGGCCGGCGGTGTAGACTATGGAGAAAGGGACACTGTCCTCTATAACGCTGAAAAAATAGCAGAACTAGGTTTAAAGACCCCTATTATCTATGCTGGTAATATAGAAAATCAAGAAGAAATGAAAGAAATATTTAGAGAAGCAGGAAACAAACTATATCCCGTTGAAAACGTCTATCCTAAAATAGATCAACTCAATATAGAACCTACAAGAAAAGTAATCCAAGATGCCTTTGAAGAGCACATTACACATGCACCAGGTATGAAGAGGATAAAAGAAATGGTAAAGGGATCTATTATCCCCACTCCAGGAGCCGTGATGGAAGCATCCAAGCTATTGAAGGCAGCATTAGGTGATTTAATTACCTTTGATGTAGGGGGAGCTACAACAGACCTGCATTCTGTTACAGAAGGCAGTGAAGAGATCAACCGTATTTTAATGAGTCCGGAGCCCTTGGCAAAAAGAACTGTTGAAGGAGATTTAGGGGTATATGTAAACATGCTGAATTTAGTAGAGCGTATTGGCAAAGAAAAACTTCAACAAGAATTTAATTTTGATATACAGAAAATAATCACAGCATATCAGCCTATTCCTAAGACATCAGAAGAAATAAAATTTGTTGAAAGGTTAACCTTAGAGGCGGTAGTGACAGCTTTGGAACGACATGTAGGTAAGCTAAGGTATTTATATGGTGCTGCAGGAAAAACAACAGTTGCAGAAGGAAAAGACCTTTCCAATGTAAAATATATAATAGGTACTGGAGGCGCTTTAACAAGACTTCCCAATAAGATAAATATTTTGAAAGCCGCGCTGAAGAAAAGGAATCAAAATATGCTATTGCCAACAGAAGAAGCGAAGATACTCATTGATCATCATTACATTATGGCGTCTGCAGGGGTGTTGGCAAAGCGGTACCCGGAAGTAGCTCTTAATTTGATGAAGCAAAGTTTGCGTTGTGCAGTTATTTAA
- the ord gene encoding 2,4-diaminopentanoate dehydrogenase — MKNIKVILWGFGAMGSGMAQMLLKKKGVEIVGVCDRNPDRKGKDIFELLKIDRGDHPSVVVTDTIEEIAKQGAADIALIATDSFTKGTFEKIKLMVENKINVISTAEEMAYPQAQEPELAKEMDRLAKENGVSILGTGINPGFVLDLLILALTGTCESVEHIKAARINDLSPFGRAVMEEQGVGLTVDAFEEGVKNGKVAGHVGFPESIHMVADGIGWKVGKIDQTREPIVTNVYRETKYTKVEAGNVAGCRQCGYGYVDGELKIEMEHPQQILPEKEGIDTGDYIWIKGTPDISLQIKPEIPGGIGTIAMCVNMIPHVINALPGLKTMLDLPVPRAIMGDMRDFIQR; from the coding sequence ATGAAAAATATAAAAGTGATTTTATGGGGATTTGGTGCTATGGGAAGTGGTATGGCACAAATGCTGTTGAAGAAGAAGGGGGTTGAAATCGTAGGCGTATGTGATAGAAATCCTGACAGAAAAGGAAAGGACATTTTTGAACTGCTAAAAATAGATAGGGGAGATCATCCATCTGTGGTGGTTACAGATACAATTGAAGAAATTGCTAAGCAAGGGGCTGCGGATATTGCATTAATAGCAACTGATTCCTTTACAAAAGGAACCTTCGAAAAAATCAAGCTAATGGTAGAAAATAAAATCAATGTTATTTCAACGGCTGAAGAAATGGCTTATCCACAAGCACAAGAACCAGAATTAGCTAAAGAGATGGATCGTCTTGCAAAGGAAAATGGGGTGAGCATTTTAGGCACGGGAATTAATCCTGGTTTTGTCCTTGACTTATTAATCTTAGCCCTTACAGGGACATGTGAAAGTGTGGAACATATTAAAGCAGCAAGAATTAATGATTTATCTCCCTTTGGAAGAGCCGTCATGGAGGAACAAGGGGTTGGTTTAACGGTGGATGCCTTCGAAGAAGGTGTAAAAAATGGTAAGGTTGCTGGTCATGTAGGTTTTCCTGAATCCATTCATATGGTGGCGGACGGAATTGGATGGAAGGTAGGAAAGATAGATCAAACACGAGAGCCAATTGTAACCAATGTGTATAGAGAAACAAAATACACAAAGGTTGAGGCAGGCAATGTTGCTGGTTGCCGGCAATGTGGCTATGGCTATGTAGATGGAGAACTAAAAATTGAAATGGAGCATCCTCAACAGATTCTCCCTGAAAAAGAAGGTATAGACACCGGAGATTATATATGGATTAAAGGAACACCTGATATCAGTCTTCAAATCAAACCAGAAATTCCAGGAGGGATTGGTACGATAGCAATGTGTGTGAATATGATTCCTCATGTAATCAATGCATTACCTGGTTTAAAAACGATGCTGGATTTACCAGTTCCGAGGGCTATTATGGGAGACATGAGGGATTTTATACAAAGGTAG
- the ortB gene encoding 2-amino-4-oxopentanoate thiolase subunit OrtB has product MRKDYSYEAVMARRSEIMKKAVGIDYSVFESGSIAFDYERMMRETGYTLQEMQQIQGETGVGNTPLLALKNITALARKLAPEGKGARIFIKDEAANPSGSFKARRAANAVYHAKNLGYKGVIAATSGNYGAAVASQAAMRGLKCIIIQECYDSKGKGQPEIIEKARKCEAFGAEVIQLTVGPELFYTFLKLLEETGYFNASLYTPFGIAGVETLGYELSMQFREKEGKDPDIVVCTNAGGGNLTGTARGLKKAGANHVKIVGASVNLKGLHMASDVHFNKKSFTTGHTGFGVPFTTWPDRSDVPRSAARPLRYMDRYVLVNQGEVFYMTEALAQLEGLERGPAGNTSLAAAFVLAQEMKEDEIIVVQETEYTGAGKHIQPQLTFARENGIKIFFGNPEEEIQGENIVLPSHPSLMKVRDMNMQKLRASYIKNVIENSKTPQLTEEDIDFLAVDCKASIGFVKDMIREIGGAGQ; this is encoded by the coding sequence ATGCGTAAAGATTACAGCTATGAAGCCGTTATGGCAAGACGTAGTGAAATCATGAAAAAAGCTGTAGGAATCGATTATTCTGTTTTTGAATCTGGCAGCATTGCCTTTGATTATGAAAGAATGATGCGAGAAACTGGGTATACCCTTCAGGAAATGCAGCAAATACAAGGAGAAACTGGTGTAGGAAATACGCCCCTTTTAGCGCTTAAGAACATCACAGCTTTAGCCAGAAAACTGGCGCCAGAGGGTAAGGGGGCAAGAATTTTTATTAAAGATGAGGCTGCTAACCCTTCTGGAAGCTTTAAAGCTAGAAGAGCTGCTAATGCAGTTTACCATGCAAAAAACTTAGGCTACAAAGGAGTAATTGCTGCCACTAGTGGTAATTATGGGGCAGCAGTAGCTAGCCAGGCGGCTATGCGGGGATTAAAATGTATCATCATTCAAGAATGTTACGATAGTAAAGGAAAAGGACAGCCAGAGATCATTGAAAAGGCTAGAAAGTGTGAAGCCTTTGGAGCGGAGGTAATACAGCTTACAGTAGGGCCTGAGTTGTTTTATACTTTTTTAAAATTATTAGAGGAAACAGGCTATTTTAATGCATCCTTGTATACTCCCTTTGGTATTGCTGGGGTGGAGACTTTAGGCTATGAGCTGTCTATGCAGTTTAGAGAAAAAGAAGGTAAGGACCCAGATATAGTAGTATGTACAAACGCTGGAGGTGGAAATTTAACTGGAACTGCACGGGGATTGAAAAAAGCAGGAGCAAACCATGTGAAAATTGTAGGCGCCAGTGTAAATTTAAAGGGCCTACATATGGCAAGTGATGTACACTTCAATAAAAAATCTTTTACCACAGGACATACAGGTTTTGGCGTTCCTTTTACCACATGGCCAGACCGCTCTGATGTACCAAGATCTGCAGCAAGGCCCCTAAGATACATGGATCGCTATGTTCTTGTAAATCAAGGAGAAGTTTTCTATATGACAGAGGCACTAGCACAGTTAGAAGGACTAGAAAGAGGACCAGCCGGGAATACCTCTTTGGCAGCCGCCTTTGTTTTAGCTCAAGAAATGAAGGAAGATGAAATCATTGTTGTGCAGGAAACAGAATATACAGGTGCTGGAAAGCACATTCAGCCACAACTGACCTTCGCTAGAGAAAACGGCATCAAGATTTTCTTCGGGAACCCTGAAGAAGAAATACAGGGGGAAAATATTGTTTTACCTTCCCACCCATCTCTCATGAAGGTAAGAGATATGAATATGCAGAAACTCAGAGCTTCCTATATTAAAAACGTCATAGAAAATAGCAAAACACCTCAATTAACAGAGGAAGATATAGATTTTTTAGCAGTGGATTGTAAGGCAAGTATAGGCTTTGTTAAAGATATGATTCGTGAAATAGGAGGTGCAGGACAGTGA
- a CDS encoding sigma-54 interaction domain-containing protein, which yields MITKRTLMVILQKILHSIDEGIHVINNEGITILYNEAMAELEGMKTEEVMGKSLLDVFPSLNHETSTLLQVLKTEEPIYNQGQIYLNNQKKQISTINTTIPLYYENQKIGTLEIAKNITKIKGLSDEIMRLQAKLIKPSENRGKIKKYTFDDLIGQNINFKRAIQLARRAAFSASSVLIYGETGTGKELFAQSIHYHSNRCEKPFIAQNCAALPESLLEGILFGTMKGAFTGAIDRPGIFEQASGGTILLDEINAMGLQLQAKLLRVLQEGYIRRIGGLKDIPIDVRIIATTNENPSALVEEGILRKDLYYRLKVISINIPSLRERREDILLLADYFIHQYNHQLQKQVRELSEEVKKDFLHYTWPGNIRELQNLIEGAMNLIQDEHILEKEFFSEYIVSENLLPSLEEDMPLPQRMNFIEEQYIRKTIANCNGNITRTADKLGIKRQTLQHKLKKLNISYIEN from the coding sequence ATGATAACAAAGCGAACGTTAATGGTTATACTGCAAAAAATTTTGCACTCCATTGATGAAGGTATACATGTCATTAATAATGAAGGTATCACCATTTTGTACAATGAGGCTATGGCAGAACTAGAGGGGATGAAGACAGAGGAGGTTATGGGAAAAAGTTTGTTGGATGTATTTCCAAGCCTAAATCATGAAACTAGCACCCTATTGCAGGTGTTAAAAACAGAAGAACCTATTTATAACCAAGGGCAGATCTATTTAAATAATCAAAAAAAGCAAATTAGTACCATTAACACCACCATACCTTTATATTATGAAAATCAGAAGATCGGTACATTAGAGATTGCTAAAAACATTACAAAGATTAAAGGGCTATCTGATGAAATCATGAGGTTACAAGCAAAACTAATAAAACCTTCTGAGAATAGGGGCAAGATAAAAAAATATACCTTTGATGATTTAATCGGTCAAAATATAAATTTTAAAAGGGCAATACAGCTGGCAAGACGGGCAGCTTTTTCTGCCTCTAGTGTTTTGATCTATGGGGAAACCGGCACAGGTAAAGAGCTATTTGCTCAAAGTATCCATTACCATAGCAACAGATGTGAAAAACCCTTTATTGCTCAAAATTGTGCTGCCTTACCAGAGAGCTTATTAGAAGGCATCCTATTTGGAACAATGAAGGGTGCCTTCACCGGTGCCATTGATCGGCCGGGAATTTTTGAACAAGCCTCAGGAGGAACAATTTTATTGGATGAAATCAATGCAATGGGTTTGCAATTGCAAGCGAAGCTATTAAGGGTTTTGCAGGAGGGATATATAAGAAGAATAGGAGGCTTAAAAGATATCCCTATAGATGTTAGGATTATTGCCACTACAAATGAAAACCCCTCTGCACTAGTTGAGGAGGGGATACTGCGCAAAGATTTATACTATAGACTGAAGGTAATTAGTATCAATATTCCTAGCCTTCGAGAACGAAGAGAAGATATCCTTCTTTTAGCCGACTATTTTATCCATCAGTATAACCATCAACTTCAAAAACAAGTGAGAGAACTTTCTGAGGAAGTAAAAAAGGATTTTTTACACTATACATGGCCGGGCAATATTAGAGAGTTACAAAATCTTATAGAGGGGGCAATGAATCTTATCCAAGATGAGCATATACTTGAAAAAGAATTTTTTTCAGAATATATTGTTTCTGAGAATCTACTTCCTTCACTAGAGGAGGATATGCCTTTGCCACAAAGAATGAATTTTATTGAGGAACAATATATTCGTAAAACAATAGCCAATTGCAACGGAAATATTACAAGAACAGCAGATAAACTAGGAATTAAGAGACAAACTCTACAGCATAAGTTAAAGAAATTGAATATCTCTTATATAGAAAATTAA
- a CDS encoding ornithine aminomutase subunit alpha — protein MKRADDFQQRRQHLKDLSDEALEKRFWELAEKIVDPMIALARKHTTPSIERSVLLRMGFSSIEAKAIVEAVMDRGLMGKGAGHVVYRLAKEKDLSIREAGLQLMERKLWDEVVGMFKGGAE, from the coding sequence GTGAAAAGGGCAGATGACTTTCAACAAAGAAGGCAGCATTTAAAGGATTTGAGTGATGAGGCACTAGAAAAAAGATTTTGGGAATTAGCAGAGAAAATTGTAGATCCAATGATAGCGTTAGCGAGAAAGCATACTACTCCTTCCATAGAAAGATCTGTTTTGCTACGTATGGGCTTTTCTAGTATAGAAGCAAAAGCTATCGTGGAAGCAGTGATGGATCGAGGGTTGATGGGAAAAGGTGCTGGGCATGTGGTGTATAGATTGGCAAAGGAGAAGGACTTGAGCATAAGAGAAGCCGGCCTTCAGCTCATGGAGAGAAAACTATGGGATGAGGTTGTAGGGATGTTTAAAGGGGGTGCAGAATAA